A window from Desulfotignum phosphitoxidans DSM 13687 encodes these proteins:
- the trxA gene encoding thioredoxin, which produces MEITQMDPGLKNQVALVDFSATWCSPCRQMAPVIKDLAEKYQGRVTMVEIDINSRPDVATHYMVQSIPTFILFDQGKEIKRFVGVQPKEALEKNLNAILSDRH; this is translated from the coding sequence ATGGAAATTACCCAGATGGACCCCGGTTTAAAAAATCAGGTGGCTTTGGTGGATTTCAGTGCAACCTGGTGCAGCCCCTGCCGGCAGATGGCGCCCGTGATCAAAGATCTGGCAGAAAAATATCAGGGCCGGGTCACAATGGTGGAAATCGATATCAATTCCCGGCCGGATGTGGCCACCCATTATATGGTCCAGAGCATTCCCACATTTATATTGTTTGACCAGGGCAAAGAAATCAAACGATTCGTGGGCGTTCAACCCAAAGAAGCGCTGGAAAAAAATCTGAACGCTATTCTTTCAGACCGTCATTGA
- a CDS encoding arsenic resistance protein: MIKALTFIQKNLVWTIPVAMGFGLIFGYLFDAGFLKQFIIPVTFVMVYPMMVTLNVKTIFKGRDLKLQTATQVINFILIPLLAFFIGKLFLSGQDPKYGLWAVGLFLIGVLPTSGMTISWTGFAKGSKEAAIKMVVFGLVIGSLAAPVYTKVFMGATIDVDMLHMFKQIAIFVFFPLVVGLLTQTYGVKKYGAQKWNDRVKPKFPPFSALGVVLIAFVAMSLKARHIIANPGDILIILLPLVVFYLVSYVFLTVAGRFLFQREDAIAMVFGVVMRDLSIALAIAMTAFGKEGLTIALFISLAYIIQIQSAAWYVKFIHVMFGPPKPAKPEPAAREEAPDEALEISGSMVIMNLKK, translated from the coding sequence ATGATCAAAGCGTTGACATTCATTCAGAAAAACCTGGTATGGACCATCCCCGTGGCCATGGGCTTTGGATTGATCTTCGGATACCTGTTTGATGCCGGTTTTTTAAAACAGTTCATTATTCCCGTGACCTTTGTCATGGTATATCCCATGATGGTGACCCTGAATGTGAAAACCATTTTCAAGGGCCGGGATCTCAAACTGCAGACCGCCACCCAGGTCATCAATTTCATTCTCATCCCGCTGCTGGCGTTTTTCATCGGCAAGCTTTTTTTGTCCGGCCAGGACCCCAAATACGGGCTGTGGGCCGTAGGGCTGTTTCTGATCGGGGTGCTGCCCACATCCGGAATGACCATTTCCTGGACCGGGTTTGCCAAAGGCAGCAAGGAAGCTGCCATCAAAATGGTGGTATTCGGCCTGGTCATCGGATCTCTGGCCGCACCCGTCTACACCAAGGTGTTCATGGGCGCCACCATTGACGTGGATATGCTCCACATGTTCAAACAGATTGCCATTTTTGTGTTCTTTCCCCTGGTGGTGGGCCTGTTGACCCAGACCTATGGGGTAAAAAAATATGGGGCCCAGAAATGGAATGACAGAGTCAAACCCAAATTCCCGCCGTTTTCAGCCCTGGGCGTGGTGCTCATCGCGTTTGTGGCCATGTCTTTGAAAGCCAGGCACATCATTGCCAATCCCGGCGATATTCTCATTATCCTGCTGCCTTTGGTCGTGTTTTATCTGGTCTCCTATGTATTTCTGACCGTTGCCGGCCGGTTTCTGTTCCAGCGGGAAGATGCCATTGCCATGGTGTTCGGTGTGGTCATGCGGGATCTGTCCATTGCCCTGGCCATTGCCATGACCGCGTTCGGAAAAGAGGGCCTGACCATTGCCCTGTTCATATCGCTGGCCTATATCATCCAGATTCAGTCCGCGGCCTGGTATGTGAAATTCATCCATGTGATGTTCGGTCCGCCCAAACCGGCGAAACCCGAACCGGCTGCCAGAGAGGAGGCCCCGGACGAAGCGCTGGAAATCTCCGGATCCATGGTCATAATGAATTTGAAAAAATGA
- a CDS encoding tetrathionate reductase family octaheme c-type cytochrome codes for MVCACLIPFLAGVCAAEVWKAPDQEQARERAKETVPFIKEYKDDCQISRRICLMDAGISLDDVTTVYFLLDSPIIKQREDHYEPVRFAHKRHAALVDDCTKCHHYRPKDEDALETTRCSACHQDSFNPEYPERIGLKAAYHQQCMECHQQEAKGPVDCTGCHLKHVPDHKELVKLPDNPDPIQVTQACLECHDTQGEDMLKTAHWLWRGPSPYTTGHRKDILHGKGTTALNNFUISPISNEARCTSCHAGYGWKDASFDFTDKTRIDCLVCHDTTGTYEKDPPGAGMPKKKVDLKFVAENVGHSSRATCGACHFNGGGGDAIKHADMSRQLLTPDRNCDIHMGGYDFDCAECHKTRNHQISGKSSSVPVAEGVVNCESCHSETPHYSGNLLDHHLNDHSKTLACNVCHSPVFAKCKPTKTWWDWSMAGDKEREVKKDKYGQPDYNWKKGEFRWEESGLPDYTWYSGYMDRVLMGDKVDLDADVITLTDPVGSINDPGSRITAFKIMKGIQPIDAEHAHVLVPQLFSGDKDNTTAYWKNLDWNKAFQAGMKAVDLPYSGDVTWKETWMYWRINHEVMPADMALSCVQCHESLKGDQTCNRCHQDNRDVDFKALAQKGTDFSLMKSQGRDVDQLIDKTDYINFKALGYQGDPIIHGGRFKKLPMGYQSQSRTE; via the coding sequence ATGGTTTGCGCCTGCCTGATCCCGTTTCTGGCAGGGGTCTGTGCCGCGGAGGTGTGGAAGGCCCCGGATCAGGAACAGGCCAGGGAACGGGCAAAAGAAACCGTTCCATTTATAAAAGAATACAAGGATGACTGCCAGATCAGCCGGCGCATCTGTCTGATGGATGCCGGAATTTCTTTAGACGATGTCACAACGGTCTATTTTCTTTTAGACAGTCCCATCATCAAGCAAAGGGAAGATCATTACGAACCCGTGCGGTTCGCCCACAAGCGCCATGCGGCCCTGGTCGATGACTGTACCAAATGCCATCACTACCGGCCCAAAGATGAGGATGCCCTGGAAACCACCCGGTGTTCCGCCTGTCACCAGGACAGTTTCAATCCGGAATATCCTGAGCGCATCGGGCTCAAGGCAGCCTATCATCAGCAGTGCATGGAGTGCCACCAGCAGGAAGCCAAAGGTCCCGTGGACTGTACCGGGTGTCACCTCAAACATGTGCCGGATCATAAGGAACTGGTAAAGCTGCCGGACAACCCGGACCCCATTCAGGTCACCCAGGCCTGTCTGGAATGCCATGACACCCAGGGCGAAGACATGCTTAAAACCGCTCACTGGTTGTGGCGGGGACCGTCTCCCTACACCACGGGGCATCGAAAGGACATCCTGCACGGCAAGGGCACGACCGCCCTGAACAATTTCTGAATCAGCCCCATCAGCAACGAGGCTCGTTGCACAAGCTGTCATGCCGGATATGGATGGAAAGACGCGTCGTTTGACTTTACCGATAAAACCAGAATCGACTGTCTGGTGTGCCATGACACTACCGGCACCTATGAAAAAGACCCCCCGGGGGCGGGCATGCCCAAAAAAAAAGTGGACTTGAAGTTTGTGGCCGAAAATGTGGGCCATTCCTCCCGGGCCACCTGCGGGGCCTGCCATTTCAACGGCGGGGGCGGGGATGCCATCAAGCATGCGGACATGTCCCGCCAGCTGCTCACCCCGGATCGAAACTGCGACATTCACATGGGTGGATATGATTTTGACTGTGCGGAATGCCACAAGACCCGGAACCACCAGATTTCCGGGAAAAGCTCTTCCGTGCCTGTGGCCGAAGGGGTGGTAAACTGTGAAAGCTGTCACTCGGAAACCCCGCATTACAGCGGCAATCTGCTGGACCATCACCTGAACGATCACTCCAAAACCCTGGCCTGCAATGTCTGTCATTCACCCGTGTTTGCCAAGTGCAAACCCACCAAAACCTGGTGGGACTGGTCTATGGCCGGAGACAAGGAACGGGAGGTGAAAAAAGACAAATACGGCCAGCCCGATTATAACTGGAAAAAAGGGGAATTCAGGTGGGAGGAGTCCGGACTGCCGGATTACACCTGGTACTCCGGGTATATGGACCGGGTGCTCATGGGAGATAAAGTGGACCTGGATGCGGACGTGATCACCCTGACCGATCCCGTGGGGTCCATCAATGATCCGGGTTCCAGGATCACGGCTTTCAAGATCATGAAAGGCATTCAGCCCATTGATGCGGAACATGCCCATGTGCTGGTGCCCCAGCTGTTTTCCGGGGACAAGGACAACACCACGGCCTACTGGAAAAACCTGGACTGGAATAAAGCATTCCAGGCGGGAATGAAAGCCGTGGATCTGCCTTACAGCGGGGACGTCACATGGAAGGAAACCTGGATGTACTGGCGGATCAACCATGAAGTCATGCCCGCGGACATGGCCTTGTCCTGTGTTCAGTGTCATGAAAGTCTCAAAGGCGACCAGACCTGCAACCGGTGCCACCAGGACAACCGGGATGTGGATTTCAAGGCCCTGGCCCAGAAAGGAACGGATTTTTCTCTGATGAAGTCCCAGGGACGGGATGTGGATCAGTTGATCGACAAAACCGATTACATCAACTTCAAGGCCTTAGGTTACCAAGGCGATCCCATTATTCACGGGGGGCGGTTTAAAAAGCTGCCCATGGGATATCAAAGTCAGTCCCGGACGGAATAA
- the nrfD gene encoding NrfD/PsrC family molybdoenzyme membrane anchor subunit — translation MAHAAQPLKRPLWTPGVLVMLVFMFAGAVAIIARFTGGIGYVTNLTNARPWGIWVGIDVATGVALAAGGFTTAALAHIFGRHYYEPVTRPALLTAVLGYTFVVIGLLVDIGRSWAIWKPMFYWNFNSVLFEVAMCVMIYLTVLYIEFLPIVAEQFKGRVNLPGILSGLNRLVDGFLQTADRILGKVMWVFIILGVVLSCMHQSSLGSLMLVAPTKLHPLWYTPILPLLFLTSAIAVGYPMVVFETTLTTASFKLDSEVKILAPLTKITIFLLGFYMVLKIGDMVMRGTWIYLLDGTYQTNSFLAELLFGVMIPWIMLLFKRVRQSARGVFTAAALIVGGVVLNRVNVFIVGYRSPLTESGYFPAPSEILVTLGLIATLMFIYRVVVTYLPVLQAPKEVSS, via the coding sequence ATGGCACATGCGGCGCAACCCCTGAAGCGGCCTTTGTGGACGCCCGGGGTACTGGTGATGCTGGTATTCATGTTTGCCGGTGCTGTCGCCATTATCGCCCGGTTCACCGGGGGCATCGGATATGTTACCAACCTGACCAATGCCCGGCCCTGGGGAATCTGGGTGGGCATTGACGTGGCCACGGGCGTGGCCCTGGCGGCCGGCGGATTCACCACGGCAGCCCTGGCCCATATTTTCGGCCGTCACTATTATGAACCCGTGACCCGGCCGGCCCTGTTGACCGCTGTTTTGGGCTATACCTTTGTGGTGATTGGGCTTCTGGTGGATATCGGCCGTTCCTGGGCCATCTGGAAACCCATGTTTTACTGGAATTTTAATTCCGTGCTGTTTGAAGTGGCCATGTGCGTGATGATCTATCTCACGGTGCTGTATATCGAGTTTCTACCCATTGTGGCGGAACAGTTCAAGGGCCGGGTGAACCTGCCCGGGATCCTGTCCGGGCTGAACCGCCTGGTGGATGGATTTTTACAGACAGCCGACCGGATTTTAGGCAAGGTCATGTGGGTGTTCATCATTTTAGGGGTGGTATTGTCCTGCATGCACCAGTCCAGCCTGGGGTCGCTTATGCTGGTGGCTCCCACCAAGCTGCATCCCCTGTGGTACACCCCGATTCTGCCGCTGCTGTTTCTCACTTCGGCCATTGCCGTGGGATATCCCATGGTGGTGTTTGAAACCACCCTGACCACGGCGTCGTTCAAGCTGGATTCAGAAGTGAAGATTCTGGCACCCTTGACCAAGATCACCATTTTTCTGCTGGGATTTTACATGGTCCTTAAAATCGGGGACATGGTAATGCGGGGCACCTGGATCTATCTGCTGGACGGCACGTATCAGACCAATTCCTTTTTAGCGGAACTGCTGTTCGGCGTGATGATCCCCTGGATCATGCTGCTGTTTAAACGGGTGCGGCAGTCGGCCAGAGGCGTGTTCACGGCCGCAGCCCTGATCGTGGGCGGTGTGGTGCTCAACCGGGTCAATGTGTTTATTGTCGGGTACCGGTCTCCGTTAACGGAAAGCGGGTATTTTCCGGCGCCATCGGAAATTCTGGTCACACTGGGCCTGATCGCAACCCTGATGTTCATCTACCGGGTGGTGGTCACATATCTGCCCGTATTACAGGCACCCAAGGAGGTATCTTCATGA
- the hybA gene encoding hydrogenase 2 operon protein HybA → MQITRRRFFRVMGAAGASVAVRPPAGHAWQSKAPPDPFGCLVDLTRCVGCRKCEEACAEVNGLPEPERVNCQCTIFEKDRRPDHDAYTVVNRYYTGKVDEFDKPVPTFAKVQCMHCQDPACVSACIVGALTKDETGAVRYDVTKCIGCRYCMVACPFEIPAYEYFDPITPKVMKCTFCYDRISKQGGVPGCATICPTEAITFGRRSTLLEVANKRLKENPAHYLPHIYGEKEVGGTSWMYLSGVPFEQVNLPALPETPSPKLSETVQHSLFTYLWSPILLFGVLGGLMAWFNKNDNPPDKGGV, encoded by the coding sequence ATGCAAATTACCAGAAGGCGCTTTTTCAGGGTCATGGGCGCTGCCGGGGCATCCGTCGCTGTCCGGCCTCCCGCCGGTCATGCCTGGCAGTCCAAGGCCCCCCCGGACCCTTTCGGATGCCTGGTGGACCTGACCCGGTGTGTGGGATGCCGCAAATGCGAGGAAGCCTGCGCCGAAGTCAACGGTCTGCCGGAACCCGAGCGGGTGAACTGCCAGTGCACTATTTTTGAAAAAGACCGGCGGCCGGACCATGATGCCTATACCGTGGTCAACCGGTACTATACCGGCAAAGTGGATGAATTTGACAAACCCGTGCCCACCTTTGCCAAGGTCCAGTGCATGCACTGCCAGGACCCGGCCTGTGTGTCCGCCTGTATTGTGGGGGCGTTGACCAAAGATGAGACCGGTGCAGTCAGATATGATGTGACCAAATGTATCGGTTGCCGGTACTGCATGGTGGCCTGTCCCTTTGAAATTCCGGCGTATGAATATTTTGACCCCATCACCCCGAAGGTGATGAAATGCACGTTCTGTTATGACCGGATTTCCAAACAAGGGGGTGTTCCGGGGTGTGCCACCATCTGTCCCACGGAAGCCATCACCTTCGGCAGGCGGAGCACGCTTCTGGAAGTGGCGAACAAACGGCTGAAAGAAAACCCGGCCCATTATCTGCCGCATATTTACGGGGAAAAGGAAGTGGGCGGCACCTCCTGGATGTATCTGTCCGGGGTGCCCTTTGAACAGGTGAACCTGCCGGCCCTGCCGGAAACCCCGTCCCCGAAACTGTCGGAAACGGTTCAGCATTCGCTGTTCACCTATCTATGGTCTCCCATTCTGCTGTTCGGGGTGCTCGGGGGGCTCATGGCCTGGTTCAATAAAAACGATAACCCCCCGGACAAAGGAGGTGTCTGA
- a CDS encoding sulfurtransferase TusA family protein: MTKKMTLNLKGVVSPMDLLKCNACLTAMDPGDILEVILADEEVVNNLTTILLRSNDEILYRQHTRDSICIGIRKGPRQYDEFPLQL; encoded by the coding sequence ATGACAAAAAAAATGACATTGAATTTAAAAGGCGTGGTGTCTCCCATGGATCTACTCAAATGTAATGCCTGCCTGACGGCCATGGACCCCGGGGATATTCTGGAAGTGATCCTGGCTGATGAAGAAGTGGTCAACAATCTGACCACGATTCTTCTGCGGTCCAATGATGAAATCCTTTACCGCCAGCATACCCGGGACAGTATCTGTATCGGTATCAGAAAAGGTCCCAGGCAATATGATGAATTCCCATTGCAATTGTAA
- a CDS encoding sigma-54 interaction domain-containing protein, which produces MKEHDMNTFWKKIVNTINDGLMFIGPEGRILMVNKAFETLTGYDAAQAMGMSCTMLGCDACERFMQTRKNSIWCKLFEPGQQDMKKCRCLIRRKDGSFLQVLKNASVLRDENQVVVGVVETLTDISELAKLDEKVLFLSRHFNQEDEFYGIVGRSQPMRQVVEMIKKAAESTAPVIILGESGTGKELVANAIHLCGTRKNGPFVQLNCAALNDAVLESELFGHVKGAFTGAFNSRIGRFEAANHGDIFLDEIGDIPISLQTKLLRVLESGQFERVGDISPIRTDVRIITATNKNLENLIQQDRFRQDLFFRINVIPIHLPPLRERKQDIPLLTRTFIRRLNKKTGKTIQGLDNSTMALFMDYPWPGNIRELKNAMEYAFVVADHTTIGRHHLPRQLAAGNIANHPQDATQTTLSPATDEKTALIQALKQSRGNQTQAARRLNISRVTVWNRMKKYGIDLTRELSV; this is translated from the coding sequence GTGAAAGAACATGACATGAACACCTTCTGGAAAAAGATTGTCAACACCATCAATGACGGACTGATGTTTATCGGGCCGGAAGGACGGATTCTCATGGTAAACAAAGCCTTTGAAACCCTGACCGGATATGATGCCGCCCAGGCCATGGGCATGTCCTGTACCATGCTGGGGTGTGATGCGTGCGAACGGTTCATGCAGACCCGGAAAAACTCGATCTGGTGCAAGCTGTTCGAGCCGGGGCAGCAGGACATGAAAAAATGCCGGTGCCTGATCCGGCGCAAAGACGGCAGTTTTTTGCAGGTATTGAAAAACGCCTCCGTGCTGCGGGACGAAAACCAGGTTGTGGTGGGCGTGGTGGAAACTTTGACCGATATTTCAGAACTGGCCAAACTGGATGAAAAAGTCCTTTTTTTATCCAGACACTTTAACCAGGAAGATGAGTTTTACGGCATTGTGGGGCGATCCCAGCCCATGCGTCAGGTGGTTGAAATGATCAAAAAAGCGGCGGAAAGCACGGCACCGGTCATTATCTTAGGGGAAAGCGGCACAGGCAAGGAGCTGGTGGCCAATGCCATCCATTTGTGCGGGACCCGGAAGAACGGACCGTTTGTTCAACTTAACTGCGCAGCCCTGAATGACGCTGTTTTGGAAAGTGAATTATTCGGGCATGTCAAAGGCGCATTCACGGGGGCGTTCAACAGCCGCATCGGCCGGTTCGAAGCTGCCAATCACGGGGATATTTTTCTGGATGAAATCGGTGACATTCCCATCTCGCTGCAGACCAAACTGCTCCGGGTCCTGGAATCCGGGCAGTTTGAACGGGTGGGGGATATCTCTCCCATCCGCACGGATGTAAGGATCATCACAGCCACCAACAAAAACTTGGAAAATTTGATCCAACAGGACCGGTTCCGGCAGGATCTGTTTTTCAGAATCAATGTCATTCCCATTCACCTGCCCCCGCTGCGGGAAAGAAAACAGGATATTCCTCTGCTGACCCGTACCTTTATCCGGCGCCTCAACAAAAAAACGGGCAAAACGATTCAGGGCCTGGACAATTCCACCATGGCGTTGTTCATGGACTATCCCTGGCCGGGCAATATCCGGGAACTGAAAAACGCCATGGAATACGCGTTTGTGGTGGCGGACCACACCACCATCGGGCGGCACCACCTGCCCCGGCAACTGGCGGCCGGCAATATTGCGAACCACCCACAAGATGCCACACAAACAACCCTGTCTCCGGCAACGGATGAAAAAACAGCCCTGATTCAGGCGCTGAAACAGTCCCGGGGCAACCAGACCCAGGCGGCCCGGCGCCTGAATATCTCAAGGGTCACGGTATGGAACCGCATGAAAAAATACGGCATCGATCTGACGCGGGAATTGTCGGTATGA
- a CDS encoding OsmC family protein, with protein MTMEIEFPGNKKVNARYNGFTIETDQAREEGGDGSAPEPFDLFLASMGTCAGIYVIYFCEERKIDTTGLKMSLSFDRNEQTHLIENVNIDISLPPGFPKKYRSAIIKTAGLCTVKRNILKAPEFKVTAQIRES; from the coding sequence ATGACCATGGAAATTGAATTTCCCGGCAATAAAAAAGTCAACGCCCGGTACAACGGGTTTACCATTGAAACCGACCAGGCCAGAGAAGAAGGAGGCGACGGCAGTGCGCCCGAGCCGTTTGACCTGTTTCTGGCATCCATGGGCACCTGTGCCGGTATTTATGTGATCTATTTTTGTGAAGAAAGAAAGATCGATACCACGGGGTTGAAAATGTCTTTGTCTTTTGACAGAAACGAACAGACCCATTTGATTGAAAATGTGAATATTGATATCAGCCTGCCCCCGGGGTTTCCCAAAAAATACCGATCCGCGATTATCAAAACCGCCGGGCTGTGCACGGTAAAACGCAATATTCTTAAAGCCCCCGAGTTTAAAGTCACCGCACAGATCCGGGAATCGTAA
- a CDS encoding DUF1638 domain-containing protein, with amino-acid sequence MTQSFSDTAIVACGTIRPEIEFLTAKNFIDTDHIYFTTPGLHQDIRELERQLGKTIEKAKSRAKGVIVVYGGKYCYVNADEPTRLMANVISEYGPEVVRIQASHCMGMLAGQDEMDRIAQEVAGGEPVWFMTPGWVKFRKLVFKGWDKGIANENFPRHTGGAVVLDGIGFMDDYMEKDPEGFLEYCDWMGIPMQAYPITLDRFKSLLTDQLAVLTANQAAIQ; translated from the coding sequence ATGACACAGTCATTTTCAGATACGGCAATCGTGGCATGTGGCACCATACGTCCGGAAATCGAATTTCTGACAGCAAAAAACTTTATAGACACCGACCATATTTATTTTACCACCCCCGGTCTTCACCAGGACATCCGGGAACTGGAACGCCAGCTGGGCAAAACCATTGAAAAAGCAAAATCCCGGGCCAAAGGGGTGATTGTGGTGTACGGAGGCAAATACTGCTATGTCAATGCCGATGAACCCACCCGGCTGATGGCCAACGTGATTTCAGAATATGGTCCAGAGGTCGTGCGGATTCAGGCCAGTCACTGCATGGGCATGCTGGCCGGTCAGGATGAGATGGACCGGATTGCTCAGGAAGTTGCCGGCGGGGAGCCGGTCTGGTTCATGACCCCGGGGTGGGTGAAATTCCGGAAACTGGTGTTCAAGGGCTGGGACAAGGGCATTGCCAACGAGAATTTTCCCCGTCATACGGGCGGGGCTGTGGTGCTGGACGGCATCGGATTCATGGATGACTACATGGAAAAAGATCCTGAGGGATTTCTGGAATATTGTGACTGGATGGGCATTCCCATGCAGGCCTATCCCATCACCCTGGACCGGTTCAAGTCCCTGTTGACCGATCAACTGGCTGTTCTGACAGCGAATCAGGCAGCCATACAATAA
- a CDS encoding GNAT family N-acetyltransferase has protein sequence MKTNNITIRLMKNEDFDAVVRIDTKVLGTARPDYYVKKFQRLIKSNDCIETSLVAEDENKKVVGFIMGELVIGDFGICNDDATLDTMGVDPEFQRQGIGKKLINDFVLHLEQLEVRKLHTLVDKNDSRLMGFYSSSHFSPSETFVNMERMV, from the coding sequence ATGAAAACAAACAACATTACCATCCGGCTGATGAAAAATGAAGATTTTGATGCGGTGGTCCGGATTGACACCAAAGTGCTGGGCACTGCCAGGCCTGATTATTATGTGAAAAAGTTCCAACGGCTCATCAAATCCAACGACTGTATCGAAACCTCTCTGGTGGCTGAGGATGAAAACAAAAAAGTGGTGGGATTCATTATGGGTGAACTTGTTATCGGGGATTTCGGTATCTGCAATGATGATGCGACACTGGATACGATGGGGGTGGACCCGGAATTTCAGCGCCAGGGGATCGGGAAAAAACTGATCAATGACTTTGTGCTTCACCTGGAACAGCTGGAAGTTCGAAAACTCCACACTCTGGTGGACAAAAACGACAGTCGCCTGATGGGGTTTTATTCTTCCAGTCATTTCAGTCCTTCTGAAACGTTTGTCAATATGGAACGGATGGTTTGA
- a CDS encoding TrmB family transcriptional regulator, translated as MKNKSKLRDLGFSQYEAACYMALLGNHPANGSQLSKVSGIARSRIYDVLRSLSAKGFVIEVNTGQYAPLPVDELVRRLRRDFESNIQAFEAEIARADRKNDLEFIWTLTGYDNVMEKARHMIQGAEKEIYARLFPEADRHLSKDLIKAQKKGVAIRYIAMGDIPKRFSVQVTHPDHQNLIQTIGGRSFDIITDKNEALVGIFEVDNEDSSPINWTRNPWFVIANRDSLRHDFYHCFLEKTLDRHLGLTHEEKQLYRLIKTDN; from the coding sequence TTGAAAAACAAATCCAAACTCAGGGATCTGGGGTTTTCCCAATACGAAGCCGCCTGTTACATGGCGCTTCTGGGAAACCATCCGGCCAACGGATCTCAACTCAGTAAAGTCTCAGGCATTGCCAGATCGCGAATCTACGATGTGCTGCGAAGCCTTTCAGCCAAAGGATTTGTGATCGAGGTCAACACGGGTCAGTATGCACCCTTGCCCGTGGATGAACTGGTGCGCCGGCTTCGGCGGGACTTTGAATCCAACATCCAGGCGTTTGAAGCCGAGATCGCCCGGGCAGACCGGAAAAACGATCTGGAGTTCATCTGGACTTTGACCGGGTATGACAATGTCATGGAAAAAGCCCGGCACATGATTCAGGGGGCAGAAAAAGAGATTTACGCCCGGTTGTTTCCCGAGGCGGACCGCCATCTGTCCAAGGATCTGATCAAAGCACAAAAAAAAGGCGTGGCCATCCGTTACATCGCCATGGGCGATATCCCGAAACGGTTTTCCGTGCAGGTCACCCACCCGGACCATCAAAACCTGATCCAGACCATCGGTGGCCGATCCTTTGACATCATCACCGATAAAAATGAAGCGTTGGTGGGCATTTTTGAAGTGGACAACGAAGACAGTTCCCCCATCAACTGGACCCGGAACCCCTGGTTTGTCATTGCCAACCGAGACAGCCTCAGACATGATTTTTACCACTGTTTTCTGGAAAAAACCCTGGACCGGCACCTGGGACTCACACATGAAGAAAAACAATTATACCGGCTCATAAAAACAGACAATTAA